The DNA sequence GCGCCGGCCAGGGCGACGATATCGATGTCGGCCGGCTTGATGCCGCACTCCTTCAGGAGGGCGTCGATGGCCAGGCGCGGGTAGCCGGCATCGTTCTTCAGGCGGGTGAAGCGCTCTTCGGAGGCGCAGCCCACGATGCGGCCGTCCCGAAGGACGGCCGCGGTGGCGCAGTGTGTTTCGTTGATGCCGAGGACGATCATGTCCCCGGCATTATAACCTTGCCCTCCTGCTAGGCCGTCTTGCTGAGAGACTTGACGATCTCGCGGCAGAAGGCGGGGATGTCGTCGGGCCGGCGCGAGGTGATGAGGTTGCCGTCCACCACCACCTCCTCATCCACCCACTGGGCGCCCGCATTGACCATATCGTCCTTGATGGAGAAGAAGGAGGTCGCCTTCTTGCCCTTGACGATGCCCGCGCTGGCGAGCATCCAGCCGGCGTGGCAGATGGCCGCCACCACCTTGCCCTGCTGGGAGGCTTCGCGCACCAACTTCACCATGCTCTCGTGGCGGCGCATCATGTCGGGAGCGTAGCCGCCCGGGACGATCACCGCGTCGAACTCCACGGCGCTGACCTGATCGGCCTGCGCGTCGACGTTGACGGGATAGCCGGTCTTGGAGTGGTAGGACTTGGCGCCGCCCGCCCCCACCACCTTGACCTCAGCGCCTTCTTCCTTGAGCCGGTAATACGGAACCCAGAGCTCCATCTCCTGATACATGTTCTCGGCGAGAATCGCGACGCGCTTGCCTTTGAGCGACATGGATGCCTCCTTGGATGTTGACCTAGGATGTTGACCTACAGTTTGGGTGTCGCCGTCTTGAGCACGAGGGCCACCCGTTCGGACGCGCGGCGCACGACGAGCGAGAGGGGCCGCTCGAGCGACGCCGCGAGCAGGGCCTCGCGCGCGGCCTGGAGCGTCAATACCGGCCGCCCATTGACCTCCACGAGGGTGTCTCCGACCTGAAGCCCGGCTCTCTCGGCAGGGCTTTTGACGAGGATGGCGGCCACCGTGGGCGGGCTGGACAGGCGCGAGGCGGAGTCTTCCGGCTGCCCCTCCGGATCGCGCACGAGGAACCCGAACTCGGCGGCCACGCGATCGGCGGCGATGGCATCGGGCATGACGCCGATGCGCACGCTGAGACGGCGGCGGCCTTCCTCGCGGCGCAGCACGGTCAGCCCTATCGTGTCGCCGGACGCCGTGTGGGCGATGAGCCGCTGGAGCGTGCGCGTGTCCACCACCGGCCTATCGCGGAAGGCCACGATGAGATCTCCCGGCTGGAGCCCGGAGCCCTCGGCCGGCGTCTCCTTCATCACCTCGACCACGTAGACGCCAAAGCCCTCACGGAGCCCGTACTTCTTGGAGATCTCATCCATCTCCTGCTCCGAGAGGTCCCGAATGCGGATGCCGAGCCAGCCCCAGGCCGAGGCGGCGCCCTCGGTCGGCGCCACGTGGACGAGGAGGAGGAGGAGAAGGGCGACGAGCCGTCTCATCAGCGGTCACCCGTGAGCTGGGTGTAGAGATCGTCGAGAGCGGTGGCCAGCATGCCGAGCCGCCGCTCGATATCGAGCTCCTCGAGCAGCCGCTGGCGGACGGCCGCCGTCGGCACCACGGCCGAGGCGACCTGGTCGCAGAGCATTCCCGCCGCCACGTCCCGGAGGGCCTCCTCCATGTCGGCGGTCGGACGCTTGACGGCCTTGAGGATACCGAGACAGCGT is a window from the Candidatus Methylomirabilota bacterium genome containing:
- a CDS encoding type 1 glutamine amidotransferase domain-containing protein codes for the protein MSLKGKRVAILAENMYQEMELWVPYYRLKEEGAEVKVVGAGGAKSYHSKTGYPVNVDAQADQVSAVEFDAVIVPGGYAPDMMRRHESMVKLVREASQQGKVVAAICHAGWMLASAGIVKGKKATSFFSIKDDMVNAGAQWVDEEVVVDGNLITSRRPDDIPAFCREIVKSLSKTA
- a CDS encoding PDZ domain-containing protein, yielding MRRLVALLLLLLVHVAPTEGAASAWGWLGIRIRDLSEQEMDEISKKYGLREGFGVYVVEVMKETPAEGSGLQPGDLIVAFRDRPVVDTRTLQRLIAHTASGDTIGLTVLRREEGRRRLSVRIGVMPDAIAADRVAAEFGFLVRDPEGQPEDSASRLSSPPTVAAILVKSPAERAGLQVGDTLVEVNGRPVLTLQAAREALLAASLERPLSLVVRRASERVALVLKTATPKL